The Panthera leo isolate Ple1 chromosome D1, P.leo_Ple1_pat1.1, whole genome shotgun sequence region CAATTATTCCAACCACAAAGTTGTCCTGACATTTGTTTTATAATGACATCAGAGAAGCTGACATTGAACATGAGAGGTGTAAGTAAAAGATTGTCAAAACAGACTTTTGTAAAGCATATTACATCCAAGATACAGATGGGATCAGAGATGAAGGGGTCAGGGACCTAAATGAGTTAACTGAacagagaatattttcttccagagggATTCTCCAATGATATGAGTGCTTAATCATGGTGGAATCGagtttttttagatttcaaagCACATAGATAACACCTATATTTGTATCTGTGTGCATATACAATCTTTTAATTCTTAAGGAAACTCAGGATGAGCTAAGGCAAATGTTTGCACTCCCTTTTTCACATGAAAGCTAAATTATGAGATAGTTAAGGCATTTGCCCAAGGACAGTTCAAGTTCTGCAGTTTTCAGTCTTGGTGGGAATCAGAATTTTTTAAGGACATTTAATTTTACCTCCCCAAATGCAAAGGCTTTGTTGATCCAAGGCAGTTAGCTTCTGAATCAACAGATAGATCTGGGAGAGGCTTGGGCATCTGCATATTTACCAAGAGTCATAGAGGATTGAAGGCAGTCAGAGGTAACATAACATGGAGCAAAAGCAAGGCATTCAGAGTTCAGCCCACCGATCTTCCCAAGCTgtcacttcttttcttctctttgcagatTCAGCCCTTGTCCTGCACTGCACCTTACTTTCAGCCAGTAGAATTGCGATCAATAGCAGTGTGACTGAATTCATTCTTCTTGGGTTGACACAGGATGCAGGAAAGCAGAAGGCAGTATTTGGGGTCTTCTTGATTCTTTACCTTGCGACACTGTTGGGGAACTTTCTCATTGTAGTGACTATCAAAACAAGCAGGACCCTTGGGactcccatgtactttttcctgtTCTATCTGTCTTTTGCTGACACTTGCTTCTCTACAACCACAGCCCCCAGATTGATTGTGGATGCCCTTTCTCACAAGAAGACCATTTCCTACAATGAGTGCATGATTCAGGTCTTTACATTCCATTTGTTTGGGTGCATGGAAATCTTGGTGCTCATCCTCATGGCTTTAGATCGCTATGTAGCCATTTGTAAGCCCTTGAAATACACTACCATCATGAGCTGGCACTTCTGTAGCGTTTTGGTGATACTAGCCTGGATGGGATCATGTATCCACTCTTTGGCACAAATTTTCCTGGCTTTGAGATTGCCTTTCTGTGGCCCCAACGTGATTGACCACTATTTCTGTGACTTGCAGCCCTTGTTGAAACTTGCCTGCATGGACACTTATGTGACAAATTTGCTACTTGTTTCTAACAGTGGAACCATATGCACGGTGAGTTTCATAATCCTGCTTACCTCCTATGTTGTCATCTTGTACTCTCTGCGTAACCACAGTGCTGAAGGAAGGCGAAAAGCCCTTTCCACCTGCACCTCCCACTTTATTGTGGTTGTCTTATTTTTTGGTCCATGCATATTCATATACACACGCCCCCCAGCTACATTTCCAATAGACAAAATGGTGGCTGTGTTTTATACAATTGGGACCCCCTTGCTCAACCCTCTGATGTATACACTGAGGAATATGGAAGTGAAAAAAGCCATGAAGAAATTATGGTGTAGCAAAGTATGACTTCTTTTGATACAGGATATTCAgggattctaatgtatttttccttAACAGTTTGGTTTTCCTTCATGGACAGGCAAGGTGAATTTTTCTCATTGTGAGAAAAATCCAttgggaaattttaatttcactattattttataattttaattgaattattatgAATAAGTACGGATAAATACACATCCCTTTTTCACAGAGGATGACATTAGAATAGGATTACTTAAAATCCATAAACATTGTAAACAACCTGGAGTGGCTCTCAGTTGAAATCTTTTGACAGCTGGCCATATTCACATGATAATTTCTCTTCCTGTACAATttgtcttcagaaaaaaatatactgacTATTGGCAGAatgattgtgtgtatgtgtgtgtgtgtgtgtgtgcgcactaATTCTTACAGATTTCATTCTAGTCCTTAAGAACTTGGATGTAGAGCTAATCCCTATGGAACCAGAACTTAGAAATGAAGGTTGTGGTCTTGACAACCTGGGAGTTGGAGAAGATGTTCTGAGAAAATTCTGTGTTGGAATGTGTGCCTGAGGCTGACTCACTGGGACATGAATGGACCCTCAAACTCCATGAAGAGCTGGAAACCTGAATGAAAACCTGGACTGTCTCTGGAAAACACTCTCAGTGTTCAGTGAATGGTGGGAGAAGGAGAGTTTTACACTTGGCAGTGATGGGGAGTATCAGCCAGTGAACTGGTTTTTGGCAGGGTCCTTCTCTTTCATCTTCACAGATCAGGGTCAGTGAGGGAGTTTGGCAGCAGGAATATGCAGAAGGTTAAGGGGTAGAAGCGCACTAGAAAATAATGTACAGTGTAGAGAAAGCAAAGGTGAAAGGAAAGTGGTAACTGTATCCAGGTGGCATAGAAGAAGCTTTGCCTTTTTATATTGGATGATCACTTTTTGGATATCTGAACGTTTGCAGGGAAACAAATGCAGTTCCTGGGTATCTGTATAAAATTGACCTAGATTAGCTTGACTTCCTTGGCTCTTACATTCATTTGCATATCgggaaaacactttatttatttatttatttatttatttatttatttatttatgatttccaATGGTGTctgaaaattcaaattttctatttctcggGAGAACCCAGGATTGAAGCTCCACACATAGTGCTTTTCAATTCTGGTCTTCTGGTTTTGTAGGAGaatgtttaaatacatattttgatttttgaagttAACCAATTGAGATGTGCAATAAACACCCTACCACCATAACCACCACCACGTCCACCATCACCACATCATAATCTCATAATTAAGTACCGTCATGTGATGCTGTTTCAGTATCTGAATGTATAGTTCTCATAAAATTTGCACCAAGAAGAATTACTTTAAGTGATACAGGCTAATGAGAAAAGAATCCAATGACCTACATAAGTATGTGAGATACCAACTGAAGAGCAAATGTTATTGTGTCACATCAAAGATggtgaaagctttttatttgccTTCCTTTGGGGGGCTATTTGTACGCTCTCTAATTTTAGCATCCTTGATGTGGAAAGATTTCTATTTCTTGTCATCACTGATGACCCCTTCTTAGCCCTTAGAAAGCCAGTGGTTAACTTCCAAATTCTGTACTCTTCCCAGTGAACTCTTTTGGGCTGGTCCCTAAAAGATTTCTTTATGGTTTCTGTGTGGTAGTTTCTGGGAAACGTCCAGGCATCTCTGCTCCCAAAATGTTCTAttaatgaagaaacatttctaaCATAGGCTGATGTCAAACAGTCACCCTCATCTGATACCaacctgtctctcttccttccttgacTTTACTTACCTCAGTCTGCTCAGTGCACCCATATGGAGGGTCCCATGCTAGGTTCTCAGAGTAGGGCTCCatcacacacgcacatgcacacacacacacacacacacacacacacacacacacacaaacacacacacccctggggTGAGGGACAGACATATCTCTACAGTGAATTCTCTAAAGCTGTTTTCACAAATTACTCAGCCACTTTATAACCCAACCACGCTTATATCCTTTATCTAGTTGTAGGATACTTCTGCTGATCATTTCCTTGGTTTGGAAGTAGGCATAAGATGATTTAGGCACAAGTTCATATCCATTGTGTCTATTCAACATTTGAGTTTTAACACCTTGCTACATAAGAAAGGTTACATTATAAACAATTTGTATGACCACTGGACCTGaagagaatttattttcatttggaaagtGATGGTAGACAGCActggaggggccaagatggtggagcagcagggtagttttttcttttctctgtctcttccctgaaATACAGTTAGATCAtcaccaaaccatcttgcacaacTAGAAAAcagatttgaggattaacacaacaatctgcacccTGAggcacagaactcagcaggtccatggtgcagagaggtgaactgggggagagagaagctgtggatagtggggagctgtttttgcttgtggacagaggacagagacagggcgaGAGTACAGGAAATGCACTCCCCCTAACAGCAGCTGATGAGGAAGAGATAGAGTAGAAAACCCACAAggactgaacaagaaagagagaaacaaaacttaGAAAGAAAGTTTACGTTTACAAACtggggttttatcaagaaaggaggcttaattttgtcaaatggtttctcCATATCTATTGGCAGGTTCATGTcgttcttctcctttctcttactaatgtgatgtatcacattgattgatttgtggaaaTTGagtcatccttgcatcccaggtataaatcccacttgatcgtggtgaatagttcttttagtgtattgttggatcaGATTGGGTAGGATCTTGTTGAGAgatttgcatccatgttcatcagggaaattggctgtattctcctttttagtggggtgtttgtctggtttggaatcaaggtaaatgctggcctcatagaatgagtttggaacttttccatctatttctacttttttggaacaccttcaaatGGATAGGCGTTAACTCTACTttcagtgtttggtagaattccccaggaaagccatccagccctggactctggttttggggagatttttgattacagattcagtttctttactggtaatgggctgttcaaatcttctatttcttcctatttcagctTTTGTAGTTTATATatctctaggaatttgtccatttcttcgagattgcccaatttattggcatataactgCTCATAATACTGTTTaatattgtttgtgtttctgcagtgttggttgtgatctctcctctttctttctcaatttgATTTATTcgggtcctttccttttcttcttgatcaaacttgttataggtttaccaattttgttaatactttcaaagaaccaactcctggtttcattgatctgttctacttttttcttttcaattttgataCAATTGATTTCcactctaatgtttattatttcctgtctaacgctgatttggggttttatttgctgttctttttccgaCTCTTTTAAGTATAATgctaggttgtgtatctgagacctttcttccttccttaagaAGGCGTGCATGGTTACATAcctccctcttatgactgccttggTTGTGCGCAGATTTTGTgctatggtgttatcattttctttggccCGTATACTTTTTATGtacctctttaacttcttggttaacttattcattctttggtaggatgCTCCTTAGTATCCAAGTATTTGTtgactttccaaatattttcttgtggttgattttgtgTTTCAGTGTTGTGCTCTGAAAATATacaaggtatgatctcaatctttttgtacttattcaGGGCTTATCTGTGTCCCAGTATGCGatattttctggagaatgttccacgtgcactggagaagaatatgtattgtGCTGCTTTAGAATGgattgttctgaatatatctgttaagtataTCCAGTCCAGTATATCATTAaaagcctttgtttctttgttgatgttccatttagatgatctgtccattgctgtaattTGGgtgaagtcccctattattatcgTATTATtgtcaattatttcctttatgtttgtgattcattgatttGTAAATTTGTTGTATCAAAACTTGGGGGCATAAATGATTACAATTGTTAAATCTCCTTAGTAGATAGACACCTTAATTATGATCtaatgccattcttcatctcttgttacactctttattttaaaatctagattttgtGATATAAGACTGGCTACCCCAGCTTTCCTTTGgtaaccattagcatgatagatggctctctatctccttactttcaatctgaatgtgtctTAAGTCTAAAATGAGACTCTTGTGAACAGcttatagatggatcttgttttttcttttttatctattctgttactctatgtctttgattgcagcatttagtccgttgacatttagagtgagtactgaacgatatgtacttattgccattgtgttgtgtggagttggagtttctggtggtattgtctggtcctttgtagtctttgtttcttttgatcttttttgttttgttttgtcttttctcctctcagggagttccccttaaaatttcttgcagggcttgtttagtgTTCACCAACTCCatcagttttgtttgtctgggaaactttttatctctccttctgttttcaatgacaaccttgctgggtaacgaattcttggctgcatatttttctgattcaacatGTTGAacatatcttgccactcctttctggcctgtcaagtttctgaggataagtctgctgcaaacctgatctgtcttcccttgtaggttaaggacttttttttcccttactgcctcatgattctttccttgcctgagtattttatgaacttgactatgatatgcctttttGATGcctgtttttgttgaatctaatgggagttttcTGGGCTTTGTGGATTTTGAGGTCTACTTTTCCACTATTATTTGCTCCCATGACTTCtaccccttttccctctctttgtcttctgggacccatatgatttggatgttactcctttttaatgagtcactgagttctctcatTCTTATATCGTgctctttgcctttgttttcctcttttttttctgcttcattattctctataattttgtcctctgtatcatgaatttgctgctctgcttcatccatccttgccaccatagCACCATTCGAGATTGAATGTCagtaatagcatttttaatttcacctTGACTGGAGCTTACTTATTTTATtgccacagaaagggattctttgtgttttttgttttttatgttactTTGGGTATTATTCTTATTATAGTGATTCTAAATTCGTGTTCTGTCATCTTGCTTGTaactgtgttgattaagtccctggttgtcatttcttccttttctttcttttgaggtgaattccttcatttcatcattttgaaggaagaaaaagaattaacaaaataaagtaaataaataaaaattaaaaaattaaaatcaacacaaaaaaatcaaatgaaggatGCTGGtcataggtgtgttttggtctggttgtggAAAGAAGTTTGattgaatagagaaaaaaaggaaagaaaagaagtgaaaaaaggcaaacagttgaaaatttaaaataatgaatacaataacatagaataaaaagaaatgatgaaagtgAAATCGATTTAAAAgttcacaaaaatggaaaaatacagtagaaaaaactgaagaaaaatcttttcataaaaatgggaataagtatcaattttttctctttatctcttcatgaacaagaaaaggaaataaaattacatatataaaacaaaaggatGGGTGCTGGATTGATTGTGAGTTGGTGgatgaataaatgggcaaaggacattgAGGGagacacttattgtgatgagcactgggtgtgagatgtaggggatgaatcactgggttctactcctgaaattattagtGAACTATATGCTCAAtatcttggatgtaaattaacaaatataatttgGTATGTACAATGCAGTAAtagcattaaatgaaatattacccttgcaaaaacatggatggacttagagtgTCCATTAgctaaataaatcagtcagaggaCGTCAAATagcacatgatttcactcatatgtggaatttaagagataaggcaaatgaacaaagaaaggaaaaagaaaaaaaaaaacacccagactctaaaataaagagcagaaaatgCTGTTTGCTGAAGGGAGGTGGGCGGCTGTGTGAAATAGTAAAGGAGATCAAGAGGAGCGAAGATACTCCACAGGTAGCCAGTCTGTGACACTTGTGattagcactgagtaatgtgtagaattgctCAATAACAAAAGTGCATTTCATTGTTAAGTATAActtgaattgatttaaaaataaaaactacttgaaaacatcttcatttccatatattttcccttctctctttaccTGACAACTTACtgacttcaaaatatttagaaagtgtAGAAATTTTAATGAGTAGTTTTcattgtaattttataatttatgagtatttttaacatttataatattatatctaAGAGTGACATTTTCTAGAAtaagacacagggagaagtttAGAAACTTACTTAAAGTGAGAGACACAAATAGCGAGGCATGAATTCAATTACATCACATGTGGTTCAACCTGTACATGGGCTCTGAGTTTTGTGTGGTGTTGGAAAAGATTTGCCTTAAATATCAGAGCATTTGGTAGCTTTCAGGAATCTATACCTGCTTGCTTTTTCCATAGGGCAGGGACAGGAGTGGAGCACTTGGTAACTGAAATGAAAGGTGTCCCTTAGGACAGACTGGTAGGGGAGAAGGGCTCTGAGGACAGAATCTGCCCATTGACAGCCTTGTTCAGGAATCCTTGGCACTGTGGTTTGCTGTGGCCAAGGATTGACTGAGTTTATCCCTTTGGGTTGGGTGAGAAGGGGAGAGTCCTTGTCCCTCCAAAGGCTCAGCATTTGTGAACATTTATGGAATCTCCATAAATATcagatggaggaggaagaaatgtttaatttgtGTGCTCTTCCGGGGAGTTGTTTTGGGGTTACAGAATTGCTTTAAGAGACGTTTCTATAGCAGAATAGTGGGgatatttcctctttattctaGAAAATTATAAGAATAGAAGTGAGAAATTTTCTGCTGATATTACAGCTCTAACTCAGTCCTTTTAATAAAGACTGGCTGTCTGTGGAGTATCTCCTCTCCCCACAGACCCTGCACTGGAAAGCTGAGTAAATCTATTGGATATATGGTTCACATGTTGCACACTTACTGCACATGATTCATCTTCAAAGTAAATCCGAATTGCGAGAGCAAATCTAGGAGCTCTCTATTGGATCTCATCTCCTTTACGAGCAATAAGGTAAATATTCAAACCCAAGTAAACtatgttcttttccttgcctCCCACGAAGGACTGGGTTTTAGGGCAGTTGCCATGATTTAATTCTGTCTCCTGAGACGCTTGAAACTCCAGGAACATATTTGTCTTAGTGATGAGAGGATCTGAATGTGTCAGGGCTCCCAGCTTTCACTGGCCTCTGCTTGAGGCAGGACATTCTCAGGACCAATGCTTATTGGAAAGGTGGGGGGTATATTTGAGGGGGCAGAGGTATAGTATCCTATAcatatgggtttcttttttttaattgattaaataaGCAGCTGAccctcaatttatttattttatttaaatgttttttatttattttgagagagagagaggagagagagagaaagagagaatgagtaagggagagtcagggagacagagagaatcccaagcaggctgtcagcgcagaaccctatgtggggcttgatcccacgaaccgtgagatcatgacctgagctgaaatgaagagtctgacacataactgactgacccacccaagcacccctattcaTGTGGATTTCTTATTTACAAGGCTTAAGTCTGGAAAAGGAACAGGTTGTATACTGACCACATGCAGTCTGTATGCATTAATACTGTTGATACCTCGATCTGTGATATATTGATTGTTCTGCCAGTAATGATACTAAAGTTGGCTGTCCATACCTCCTGAAAAACCTGCTTACAGCTAAGAATTatattctctttctgctgttggGGTAAGGGGCATATATGGAGTGGAGGAATGAGAAGCAAACTCTCTATTGAAATCCGAGAGAAGTATTCTTTATCCCTAACAAGATTCTTTGCTCAACCTTACACTGTGGGTTTAagttataaatatgaatatgaatatatatataaataaatataaatataaatataaatataaatataaatataaatataaatataaataaattctgatCTTATTTTGATCCCTCTTCAAGTTTGCATCCATTTGAGAGTCAGGGTATACATACTAGGCATGGAAGTGCTTTTCTTCTTTACTGATTCATGGTTTCTGGCTTTACGCTGACTCCACCCAAATGAATGGAGTCTGCTGCTTTGCATGGCACTGGTGGGTAAGGTGTGGAgtgttagagtgggagagattACCATGGAGCACAAAAATTTGAGTTCTGGTACTGGTTGCTTTTTGATTGCTCTCTGCTAAGCTACTTCCCAGCCTAGTCGGAAGTGCACAAATTAGAACAATGTGAATTTGCCTAATGAGATGTGAATTCCAAtgagaaaagattttaaagagaaaaggaaagaagactaTAATCATGGGTTGCAtgattcaaacacacacacacacacacacacacacacacacacacacacacacattttagcaGTGGAAGGCAAGTAGCAAGAAAGTTGTTTGGGAAAACCTGGAAGGCTGTGCTCAGGAGATGGACAGGGTACTCTGGACACAGGAAGCAATGGAAGGTGGAGGTTATCAGACGAAGGTCATTTAGCCACTGAGAAATACTGAAAGTGTAGGGAATGAGATGGTCGGGACATATTCATGAGGGACAGCAAGTGTCAGGCATGGCTGGAACACACACGAGCAGAAGCCCTGGGAGGAAAGGTGGTAAGCAAGACTATGGCACAGCGTTTGAGGACTTTGAAAGTCATGGTGAGTATTTCAGCCTTTGCACTTGAAAACCGCAGTAACCCTTTAATCATAAGTTAAGATTCATCATATTTTTAGAATACCcacttttccttttcaagttgTAGTTAGGAggtaaaaagagggagaggatggAGTGAGGAGAAGACGGAATTTCTGAAATTGTGTCCTTTCTTTCTGTATAGAAACATAGAGTGTCCACCTGAAGAATTGTAGGATTGACCATTTGTAAGACTGCTGTTTATGAGTAACTGATTTTGTACTATGTATGAGCTAATAATGCTCACAGTGAAAACTCACGTAGTTATCTCCCTCAACATGTTATTTTCTCCAACAAGATGGCATGagacattttatttagattttaatgAGTATTAGACACTGTGTGAAAGGAGTTTTTATGCCCCATGTTTTGAGAATCTAAACTGATCCTGTTTTTAGAtcagtgaaaatactttgtatgatattACGATGATGGATGTATGTTACTAATATTTACCAAAACCATAGAATGTACCACACCCAAGAGTGACCCTTGGGGTAAACTTTGGACTCTGGGTGATGAGGATGTGTCACGGTAGGCTCATCAGTTCTGGGAAATGTACCGTTCTGGTGGGCGATGTTGGTAATGGCAGGGGTGATATTTGGGTGGCTGCTAGGGACCATATGGGGAATCTTTGTACCTGTGTGTTGGTGTTGCTGTGAATGTGgcactgctctaaaaaaattaagtcttagcAACGAGAACAAACTAAGAAGCAACAACGACCAAAAGATCTTATTAAAGCTGAGAGGAGGCGTGTGATTTTGctgcctcctccccgccccccacagagACAGCTGAGAGGGAGCCCATCTGCTCCTCCTCTGACAGGGGAAGGGACACGTCTGGAGTCACCACTGAATCATACTCGGGATGCCTGCTGGGTCAATCTTCATTCTGTTGGGGCCACAGTGAATTCCCCTGTATGCTCTCCATTGAGTTTCTAAGTGCAGGATGTACAAAGACTGTTATCTTCAGGGCAACCCTGACATCTTGAAGGGAGCAGGCACCTCAGTCCAGATAAGCTCAAATCCAACTGGACTATGTTTAGAAAACTAGATGACTAAATTTTGATAAACAGCTGAATGAGTTTGTCCTTCTGCGCTgaatatatcttaataaaatcaGCTCTCATATCTTGTATATCTCCAAATCTCATACTTGACtgcaaaaatatgttcaaatttcaTAACCAGGCTTCCATGGCTTTTGGCAGAGACAAAACCTTGCTTTTCCAAGTTTTTCTGCTGACACTAGAGTCCGTCTAAACCAGCGGTTTCATATTGATCTTCTCTATTTGTCCCATCACCCCCATTAAAACGTTGGTTGGTTTCTTTCATGTCAAATGCTCTCACCCCtctgatttttgtatctttgcaTCACAAACTCTTTACAAACCAgggtatattttatttctactttcatgTCATCATGGGTCACATATAGGGAAGCTGTTTgcactttgtatttgttttttagtatgTATTAACGATATTTGGAGTTGCCATTACCAGCTTCTGATCACCATGAGCAAATTAGTGCCAAGATGATTTCAGTCACTCGGGGGAAGGAAATTAGTGTGAAAAAGCATTGTGCAGATGCAGTATGGGTAAATGAACAGGTAGATTAATATCTTGGTAATATTAATAATCATAGTGGAATGTTGATACTAGTAATCATAATGAAAGAACCATTCCAATCACAGTTACTAAATACCTGCATCTCTTCTGCGTCGTACATACTGAATTATTTAGCCTTCATAGAAACACTAAAAAGTAGAttcttttacaggtgaagaaaatgaagcacagaggtATGTAAGGACTTGTGCCACATGGCACCATACCACGCAGTGGGTGGGGTATGAATCCAGCTGTTCCGCTTCAGCCTCGATGCTCTCACTGTGCTAACTTACCTCTCTGCTCTGCTTTAGGATGTTTGCATCTCAGGGAACCTGGTTCACATTCTGACTTTCTTCAGTCAAACTATAGTTCATCTCTTAACAGAATCTGGAGTTTTTCACTGACCATCTGTCCTTTAGTAATTTTAACTCTTCTCTCTGCAGATTGTTTCTATACTTGTAATACCAACCACATAGTCCCTTACATAATTAATGTATTCATCTGCATGtatcttaaaactcaaaaatcaTTAACAAGAAGtgaatattttgcccatttttgccATAAGTCCAGGTAATtgtgatttgatatttaaaatcaaagatgATTATGGAAGTATGAGAGAAGGGGATGGCAGtaccattataaaatattttgcaaaaagaCTAAATTAGAATGGGAAAATGGACAGCTTGtaatataagaaaaggaaaaaaggtcacaggaaaagggaaaaagtaaaatcataataGGGAAAGTA contains the following coding sequences:
- the LOC122201301 gene encoding olfactory receptor 4C11-like, yielding MDVHKERMNLSTLTCGCEEKGVLKVKKMKPSDISGLVKYGTILCSSWDSALVLHCTLLSASRIAINSSVTEFILLGLTQDAGKQKAVFGVFLILYLATLLGNFLIVVTIKTSRTLGTPMYFFLFYLSFADTCFSTTTAPRLIVDALSHKKTISYNECMIQVFTFHLFGCMEILVLILMALDRYVAICKPLKYTTIMSWHFCSVLVILAWMGSCIHSLAQIFLALRLPFCGPNVIDHYFCDLQPLLKLACMDTYVTNLLLVSNSGTICTVSFIILLTSYVVILYSLRNHSAEGRRKALSTCTSHFIVVVLFFGPCIFIYTRPPATFPIDKMVAVFYTIGTPLLNPLMYTLRNMEVKKAMKKLWCSKV